The nucleotide window CAATTTAAGTAGTATAATTGTTTGCCTATTAATAGTAATATGTGGCGTTTTAAGACTAACAAGATACAATGTAATTGCAAATAAAACTAAAACAAAAGATTTTGTTGGATTTCCCATTCCAGGAATCGCGATTATAATAGCTACATTCTATCTAAGTGGATTATTCAACACCTATATTGTTTTAATATTAAGCATATTAATTTCTTTACTAATGATTAGCGATGTTAAATATCCTAAATTCAGCAACACAATGCTACTTTATATGTGTTTTATCTGTTCTATATTATTAATCTTTCAAATTCCAATAAAAATTTATACTATTAATATTCCAGCTATTATAGTTTTATTTTGTTGTTTATACTACCTTTTAATAAATGTAATAAAACATTAAATATCCCCACCACCTACTTTAATTAAATTTAGGAGTATGAATGATGAACAATAAACAACCAAAAGATCCATTATACCCTAGAGGTTTTGATGACAACAATGAGTTTAGAAAACAAATTTCTAAACAAGAAAATTTTTCAAAACCAAAAGAAAAAAATGAACTAAGCTTATTAAAATCATTAAATCATAAAATTGGAGTTTATCTCAGTCCCAATTCAACAGAAATAAGTGAAAATGAAAAAAAGAAAAAAATTGGAGTAATCATAACAACACTAATCCTGATAACATTAATCATGTCTGCTTATTATTTTGTAATATATGAACCATCACAAGAAGAATTATCTTTTATAAAAACCAGTAAACTTAATGAACTTCATGATTTATACAAAGGTCCATTAACAACTTCTGTAAATGCAGTAAATCTAGAAAATGAAATAAAAAATGCGAATAGTCCCCAAGAATTAGAAAATATAAATTTATTAATTCCTGCTACAAAAGATTGGAAATCCTTTCATAAAAAATCAATATATAAAAATCAAGATAACTACAATAGAACCATGGTAACATATGAAAATGAAACAAAAGACATGATAATTCCTATTAATGACGCAATTACAATAGTAAATGAAAATGATGCAAAAATATTATCTAATATTAAATTCGAAAAACCAAATACGGTTTCAGTACCTGTTTTAATTTCAAGACTTCAAGCGGGTGCTGGATTAATACAAGTAGGAAGCATTGTTGATATCTACACAAATAATAATGATACAAACATCACAAGTAATACAAACCCTGACATAAGTGGGTGTACAGTTTTAGCCATAATGAGATATGAAGAAAATGGAAAAATAGACTCAGAATATTCAAAATCGAATTTAAAAGTAAATGGGAATGAAACAAATCCAAATGAAAAAACAAAAGGATTTTCTTCAAATGTATTAGAACTAATTAAAGCATCAATGTTAAATGGATATAATGAAGATAAAACAATAGAATTACTTAAAAATTATGGTATTAAATTATCAAATTATGAAAGACAAATCAATTTAGGTGATTTAGATGCTCAATATATGTTGCTTATTGAAACACCAAACGATAAAGTAAATTATATGTTAAATAACATGGATAAAATAGTACTTACAATCCCAACAACTCACGCTCCCGAATGGATGATAAACGAAATTAATTCCTAAAAGGTAAAATATAATATCTTTAAGATAAAAAATTGATATTATGAATAAAGAAATTATCACAACTTTAATAGTAATAATTTGTTTATTAATAATTGGATTATATGCTATGGGTGAAGTTAATTATTTTTCATCAAAAATAGCTGTTGAAAAAAATATTGATGCACCTGTGATATTAATACCAACTATTGGAGTTGAAGAAAAATTAAATAATGAATCACTTTCCCAAGGAGTATGGTATAATAAAACCTCGAACATGCCAACTGAAGGTGATTTGGTGATTTATGGACATAGAACACTCCAAGGATCACCATTTTTAAGACTTAATGAAGTATCAAAAGGAGATTCAGTTTTACTAGAATGGCCAGGAATTGGTGAGATAAACTATACAGTACTTAATTCAACAATTGTAGAACCAAACTACAAAATAAACACGAAAGAAAGTGGAAACTATTTATATTTAGTCACATGTGACCCTATTGGTTCAACAGAACACAGATTAATAATTCAAGCAGAAATAAATGATAAAAATCCAATAAATAACGAAGTAATAAAAAACAATCCACAAGAATTAAATGCAATAATTATTACAGGATTATTTTTAGTGGTCGGGTTAATATTTAGTTACTTCTACCCTAAAGACCATAGAATTTATATTTTAGCTACTATCTTAATCATATCGGCTGTACTGATTTATTGTTGTATCAATCCAATTCCATCCCAATTAATCTATGACAAAATAATATTCTTGAATGGGGGAGTTTAATTGGATGTTGATAAAAAATACTTTTCAAATATTACATCAAGAGAAAGAGCAATATTTGAAGGAGCTATAAGCATGGGAGCTCTATTTCACCAATTTGTAGGAGTTCCTGTATCTAAAAGTTCCAAAAAAGGTTTGGAAAAAGCTATTGAAGAATCATTAAGCTTACAACCAGCAATAGAAAATGTGGAAGCTGAAATAAAATTTGATAAACTCGAAGAGAACATGAGCGGATTTGACTACACCTCCCTTAGTGGAGACATGCTTGATGTTACAATTTATACAAAAGTAAAGAATGCAGAAGCAAAAATAAGAATAGAATTCATTGAAGAGCTTAATTACCCATTAATGTATGTTGAAGATATTAAAGATTAATAAATTTCTTTTAAATCTTCTAAAAACTCTTTCAAATGATTTTTTTTAATATGATTCATCAAAACAACCCGAATTGAAATTGGACATTTAGCAACAGAAACTTTCCAATTCAATTCTTCTAATTCATTAGCTAATTCATGTGCATTTTTATTAGGATGATTAAATGCAACTAGGTTCAACTCTGGTTCACAAACAACATCATATCCTATTTCTTCAAGCCCTTCTTTTAAGAATTTTGTTTTATCCATTGTTTCACTAGCTATCTTACAATAACCTTCTTTTCCAAAATATTTCATTATTGCATAAGCAGCTAGTGATGATGCTCCCAATCTTGTACCAACAATTGTAGATTGTGTTTTAACTGTTAAATATGGAGAATCAACAGCCATAACATCTAGAAATTCTTTTTTTCTAAAAATAATTCCACCAGCAGGAATTGGAGCTAAACCCATCTTATGGGGATCAACAGTAATGGAACAAACCCCAGGAAGAGAAAAGTCAAAATCTGGAAAATCATACCCTAATTCTTTTAAAAATGGAATAGAAAATCCGCCAAATGCTGCATCTACATGAAAATAAATATGATTATCATTGGCAATTTTAGCTATTTTTTCAATAGGATCCACCAAACCTAATTCTGTAGTACCTGCAATAGCCACTATAGCTACAGTTTTACTTGAAATAAGATTTTTTAGAGATTCAACATCAATTTTAAAATTATCATCCAAATTCACTTCGATAATTTTTAAATTTAGCATGTCAGCAGCTTTTTTAAATGAAAAATGTGCAGATTCAGGAATAATAATCTCACCATCAACAATTCCCCTATATTTCATTGCATAGTTTCTTGCTGCACGCATTGCCATTATATTAGCTTCTGTACCACCAGTTACAATATTTCCATAAGATTTATCTAAAGATAATAATTTTCCAAGAGATTGGATGACTTTATTTTCAATATACTTACTTCCTTTAAATAGTCCTGGATCTCCTAGATTTGAATCTAAAAATTTACAAAAAACTTCTTTTGCAAAAGGATGAGGTTCTGTACACATAGACCCTAAAATCCTACCATCAGAGTATTTACAATCTAATTTTTGAATCTCTTCAAGCTCTTTTAAAATTTCTTTACGAGATACTGGTTTATCTTCCATAAAACAACCTGATACATGAGCTAATTAAATAAAAAAAAAGAAAAAAAATATAAAACTATTCTAAGTTTTTACGAGCAGCTTCTAGAATAATTTTCTGTTCAGCTCTAGCTACAGTCCTTCTAACTTCCGCCACAGCATCAGCATTTGAAGATACACTTGATATTCCAAATGCAACGAGTTTTTCAACAATATGAGGAACACTTCCAGCTTGACCACAAATACTGCATTTAATACCTACTTTAGCACATTTTTTAATTGTCATTTCAATTAACTTCATTACTGCTGGATGTTCTT belongs to Methanobrevibacter oralis and includes:
- a CDS encoding archaetidylserine synthase; this encodes MTLKNTSMKNFIAIPDIISLLNMSSGFLAIIFAINENLVISSSLIILAVMFDSVDGWVARKTNRKDELEFGKNIDSLSDIISFGIAPAIFIYKSINATSNLLNLSSIIVCLLIVICGVLRLTRYNVIANKTKTKDFVGFPIPGIAIIIATFYLSGLFNTYIVLILSILISLLMISDVKYPKFSNTMLLYMCFICSILLIFQIPIKIYTINIPAIIVLFCCLYYLLINVIKH
- a CDS encoding class E sortase — its product is MNKEIITTLIVIICLLIIGLYAMGEVNYFSSKIAVEKNIDAPVILIPTIGVEEKLNNESLSQGVWYNKTSNMPTEGDLVIYGHRTLQGSPFLRLNEVSKGDSVLLEWPGIGEINYTVLNSTIVEPNYKINTKESGNYLYLVTCDPIGSTEHRLIIQAEINDKNPINNEVIKNNPQELNAIIITGLFLVVGLIFSYFYPKDHRIYILATILIISAVLIYCCINPIPSQLIYDKIIFLNGGV
- a CDS encoding dihydroneopterin aldolase family protein, which gives rise to MDVDKKYFSNITSRERAIFEGAISMGALFHQFVGVPVSKSSKKGLEKAIEESLSLQPAIENVEAEIKFDKLEENMSGFDYTSLSGDMLDVTIYTKVKNAEAKIRIEFIEELNYPLMYVEDIKD
- the mfnA gene encoding tyrosine decarboxylase MfnA, which codes for MEDKPVSRKEILKELEEIQKLDCKYSDGRILGSMCTEPHPFAKEVFCKFLDSNLGDPGLFKGSKYIENKVIQSLGKLLSLDKSYGNIVTGGTEANIMAMRAARNYAMKYRGIVDGEIIIPESAHFSFKKAADMLNLKIIEVNLDDNFKIDVESLKNLISSKTVAIVAIAGTTELGLVDPIEKIAKIANDNHIYFHVDAAFGGFSIPFLKELGYDFPDFDFSLPGVCSITVDPHKMGLAPIPAGGIIFRKKEFLDVMAVDSPYLTVKTQSTIVGTRLGASSLAAYAIMKYFGKEGYCKIASETMDKTKFLKEGLEEIGYDVVCEPELNLVAFNHPNKNAHELANELEELNWKVSVAKCPISIRVVLMNHIKKNHLKEFLEDLKEIY